In one window of Blastopirellula marina DNA:
- a CDS encoding extracellular solute-binding protein: MRAPALCLRPICCVVLLSLGLSLSACRPAAKQEVVIYTALDQEFSESHFDTYHEQTGVAVVPKFDTEANKTVGLTEALLAEKDRPRCDVFWNNEILNTLRLQKAGLLAPYHPKHEDEYPASFRSADGYWHGFAARARILLVNTDLLAEEERPSSIFDLADKKWEGKGGYAKPLFGTTATHAAVLFAQLGNERAKEFFTKLQTSAKMLPGNKQVAQAVSSGEIAFGLTDTDDAIVEIQSGRPVAIVYPDQGEGQLGTLFIPNTLAIIKGGPNPEAARQLVDYLLSAEVESTLARGPSAQIPLNTTLDIPLQVESPQTIKPMEVDWEAAVDQWDTAAEFLREKILTN, from the coding sequence ATGCGTGCTCCTGCCCTGTGTTTACGTCCCATTTGCTGCGTTGTGTTGCTATCGCTCGGCCTGTCGCTTTCCGCTTGTCGGCCTGCCGCGAAGCAGGAGGTGGTCATTTACACGGCGCTCGATCAGGAGTTTTCCGAGAGTCACTTCGATACCTACCACGAGCAGACCGGCGTGGCGGTGGTCCCTAAGTTCGATACCGAGGCCAACAAGACGGTCGGTCTGACCGAGGCCCTGTTGGCCGAGAAAGACCGGCCACGCTGCGATGTCTTCTGGAACAACGAGATCCTGAACACTCTGCGGCTGCAAAAGGCTGGCCTGCTCGCGCCCTATCATCCTAAACATGAGGACGAGTACCCGGCGTCGTTTCGTTCAGCCGATGGCTACTGGCATGGTTTCGCTGCCAGGGCTCGCATTCTGCTGGTGAATACCGATCTGCTGGCCGAAGAAGAGCGGCCCTCTTCGATCTTCGATCTGGCTGACAAGAAGTGGGAGGGCAAAGGAGGCTACGCCAAGCCGCTGTTTGGAACGACGGCAACGCACGCGGCCGTACTGTTTGCTCAACTGGGGAATGAACGCGCCAAAGAGTTCTTCACCAAGCTGCAAACCAGCGCCAAAATGCTTCCTGGCAATAAGCAGGTCGCCCAGGCCGTTTCATCGGGCGAGATTGCGTTCGGGCTGACCGACACGGACGATGCCATCGTCGAGATTCAATCGGGACGGCCGGTCGCCATCGTCTATCCCGACCAAGGGGAAGGTCAACTCGGAACGCTCTTCATTCCCAACACACTGGCGATCATTAAGGGGGGGCCCAACCCCGAGGCCGCCAGGCAACTGGTCGACTATCTGCTTTCCGCAGAAGTTGAGAGCACGCTAGCACGCGGCCCGAGTGCCCAGATTCCGCTCAACACCACGCTTGATATTCCGCTGCAGGTCGAATCCCCCCAGACGATCAAGCCGATGGAGGTCGACTGGGAAGCCGCTGTCGACCAGTGGGACACGGCGGCTGAGTTTCTGCGTGAGAAGATTCTCACTAATTAG
- a CDS encoding PQQ-binding-like beta-propeller repeat protein, whose product MIENSIPAVRVCWTLFLALFILPLAASADESGWKPFLQGDSNDWPAWRGAEGIGFSPDAKVPTKWSDQENLAWKTSLDGWGDSTPAIVGDHVFVTLQNEANELRLLRLDAKTGQIELNILVDQAETPREAPKRKLQKFHNLHNMASPSPVVSGDQVVVHFGNGLLATYNLDGEELWRHNLQQEYGTYSIWWGHANSPVVYNGLVISVCMQDSLSDLQKEPVKSYLIAHDLKTGEKKWMTLRMTGAPSEEADAYTTPLLLTKDGQVQLVVMGGNTLDAYDPMTGKQLWFLPGLVGGRTVTGPIAAEGKIFTTRGMRKPLLAISLDGNQGELSEDAIVWAVDKSTPDTPSPVYANGMLFTVTDDGIAHCYRSSDGELLWRERLGGNFKASPIVAGGNIYFLNIDGNCKVLAAKDTFELVSENQVKDTTIASPAVAGGKLFLRGKGHLYCIGK is encoded by the coding sequence ATGATCGAAAATTCTATTCCAGCAGTTCGCGTTTGCTGGACTCTTTTTCTCGCACTCTTTATCCTTCCGCTCGCCGCTTCGGCGGACGAATCAGGCTGGAAGCCCTTTCTGCAGGGCGATTCTAACGACTGGCCGGCCTGGCGCGGGGCGGAAGGGATTGGTTTTAGCCCTGACGCCAAGGTCCCCACCAAGTGGAGCGACCAGGAGAACCTGGCCTGGAAGACTTCGCTCGACGGTTGGGGGGATTCCACGCCAGCGATCGTGGGTGATCACGTCTTTGTCACGCTCCAGAATGAAGCCAACGAACTACGTTTGTTGCGGCTCGATGCGAAGACAGGCCAGATTGAACTGAACATCCTGGTCGATCAGGCCGAGACGCCGCGCGAAGCTCCGAAGCGGAAGTTGCAGAAATTTCATAACTTGCACAACATGGCCAGCCCATCGCCGGTAGTCAGTGGCGACCAGGTGGTGGTGCATTTCGGCAATGGATTGCTGGCGACGTACAACCTCGACGGCGAAGAGCTGTGGCGGCATAACCTGCAGCAAGAGTACGGCACGTATTCGATCTGGTGGGGACATGCCAACAGCCCGGTGGTTTACAACGGCCTGGTGATCTCGGTCTGCATGCAGGACTCACTTTCCGATCTGCAAAAAGAGCCGGTCAAAAGCTACCTGATCGCCCACGACCTGAAAACAGGCGAAAAGAAGTGGATGACTCTCCGTATGACCGGTGCCCCATCGGAAGAAGCAGACGCCTACACCACGCCGCTGCTACTGACCAAAGATGGCCAAGTACAACTGGTGGTAATGGGGGGCAACACTCTTGATGCGTACGACCCCATGACCGGCAAACAGTTATGGTTCTTACCTGGGCTGGTTGGTGGACGCACGGTCACCGGACCGATTGCCGCCGAAGGTAAGATCTTTACCACGCGAGGCATGCGGAAGCCCTTGCTGGCTATTTCTCTGGATGGCAACCAGGGAGAGCTTTCCGAAGACGCGATTGTGTGGGCGGTCGATAAGTCGACGCCCGATACCCCTTCGCCCGTGTATGCTAACGGAATGCTCTTCACGGTAACCGACGATGGAATCGCTCATTGCTACCGCTCGAGCGATGGGGAGTTGCTGTGGCGCGAACGTCTGGGAGGCAACTTCAAGGCTTCGCCGATCGTTGCCGGCGGGAACATTTACTTCCTGAACATCGACGGCAACTGCAAGGTACTCGCCGCCAAGGACACGTTCGAGCTGGTCAGCGAAAACCAAGTCAAAGACACGACAATCGCTTCCCCAGCGGTCGCCGGCGGCAAACTCTTTTTGCGTGGCAAGGGGCATCTGTACTGCATCGGGAAATAG